TTTGCGTTCGACAGCGAAGCATTGTGCCGTCAGGCAGATGCCGCGATGTATGTCGCAAAATCGCATAAAAACACCTGGTGTTTTTATGATGATATGAACAAATAAACTAAACTAGTTTTAACTGCGTAAAACCAGCCTATGACACAAAACCAGCATCACGATGCTGGTTTTTTTTGGAATCTTGTAATGAACGCCCGAATTAGCTCTCTAATTAGCTCTCGAATTACCTCACGAATTACCTCAAGCTGCGTATGTTGGCTTGCTGTGCTGAGCTGCCAGCCTTTACTAGCAGACGAGACCGAGCTGGGGCAAGCTGCGCAAACTGAAGCACCTGTAAAGGCGCAGCCAGAGCAAATTGAAGAAGTGGTGGTTGAGGCCGAGCAGCTATCGTTTCAGCCTGCCAGCATTGATACCTCGCGCTTGAAAGCGGTTGCAGGTGCCGGCAACGACATCTTAAAAGCGGTTGAGATATTACCCGGCGTGACCCTTGCTGGCGACGGATTTGGCGGTGAGCCAGTGATTCGCGGTTCCTCGCCGCTTGATAATCAATATTATGTTAACGGCGTGCGCGTTGGCTATGTATTTCATAACGACGGTAATTCAATTTTTAATCCTAATGTAGTCGCTAATTTTGATTTATACACCGGCGCTTGGCGCTCACCGTTTGCCAATGCGATTGGCGGCGTTATCGATATTCA
The nucleotide sequence above comes from Pseudomonadales bacterium. Encoded proteins:
- a CDS encoding TonB-dependent receptor plug domain-containing protein encodes the protein MNARISSLISSRITSRITSSCVCWLAVLSCQPLLADETELGQAAQTEAPVKAQPEQIEEVVVEAEQLSFQPASIDTSRLKAVAGAGNDILKAVEILPGVTLAGDGFGGEPVIRGSSPLDNQYYVNGVRVGYVFHNDGNSIFNPNVVANFDLYTGAWRSPFANAIGGVIDI